A genome region from Nitrosopumilus oxyclinae includes the following:
- a CDS encoding acyl-CoA thioesterase, which translates to MSSESSNMREKSPSESHAEVIVRMFPSDANPAGNVFGGEILKHIDMVAGIVAQRHCQSNAVTVSMDSVNFLKPVFVGNVLTLNARINYVHNSSMEIEVRAEAEDIVTGIRTVTGTAFVTFVALDKNGKPTHVPKLSLKTDDDRIKFEEGKIRMDTRIKHRQK; encoded by the coding sequence ATGTCATCAGAAAGCTCCAATATGCGAGAAAAAAGCCCTTCAGAATCTCATGCTGAAGTAATTGTTAGAATGTTTCCTTCAGATGCAAATCCAGCTGGAAATGTCTTTGGAGGTGAAATTCTAAAACATATCGACATGGTAGCAGGAATTGTTGCTCAACGTCATTGTCAATCAAATGCAGTTACTGTATCTATGGATAGTGTGAATTTTTTAAAACCTGTTTTTGTTGGCAATGTTCTAACATTAAATGCTAGGATAAATTATGTTCATAATTCATCAATGGAAATAGAAGTTAGAGCTGAAGCTGAAGATATTGTGACTGGAATTCGAACTGTTACTGGAACTGCTTTTGTAACATTTGTAGCACTTGATAAAAATGGAAAACCCACACATGTTCCTAAATTATCACTAAAAACAGATGATGATAGGATAAAATTTGAAGAAGGTAAAATCCGAATGGATACTAGAATAAAACATCGCCAAAAATAA
- a CDS encoding proteasome assembly chaperone 4, producing MTSPNGFFHKMVSLGSRSFSLQIQKFENGYFISVTEGSNKLGSMVVSLATGPTPITTTIIPSRSESLFLKLVSERISTRMRGIALVSAFIQKPLESDTAKALMSEIMEMIENE from the coding sequence TTGACCTCTCCAAATGGATTTTTCCATAAAATGGTAAGTTTGGGGAGTCGTAGTTTTTCTTTACAAATTCAAAAATTCGAAAATGGTTATTTTATTTCAGTTACTGAAGGATCAAACAAATTGGGATCCATGGTAGTTTCATTAGCAACAGGACCAACACCAATTACAACTACTATTATTCCATCCAGATCTGAATCTCTTTTTTTAAAACTTGTTTCTGAAAGAATTAGTACTAGAATGAGAGGGATTGCTTTAGTTTCTGCTTTTATTCAAAAACCTTTAGAATCAGATACGGCAAAAGCCTTAATGTCTGAGATTATGGAGATGATTGAGAATGAGTGA
- a CDS encoding UbiD family decarboxylase: MSDLRSYISQIKKINELKTVKSPVSTKYEIAGITAKVDGSNAVLFEKIKESNFRLIANLVGTRKRFAIAVNGTENNIHEKVISAIKKAKKPKIVSSGKFMENKSKNLLSMPIVTHFEKESGPFITSSVAYAKNPETGKQNSSFHRMMPIDKTHFSIRMVEGRHLHRCFTDAKEHGEDLKIAITVGVHPAISIAGAYQADWGKDEIDIANSLLGGKLTLAKLPFTGLNVPSGSEFVMEGKILRDKTHPEWMVEMLQTYDHKRSQPVFELENLYFRNNPIFHDVLSGYSEHRLLMGMPIESKLNGELKKSFSQTKQVSMTNGGCNWLHAVVQIKKKNDSDPKKIIKKTFESHRSLKQVTVVDEDIDPNNAESVEYAMATRFQADKDLVILKNVRGSSLDPSSNQQKLQTAKMGIDATRSLSKRPEGFELAKIPKIDKIKLEKYFK; encoded by the coding sequence ATGAGTGATTTAAGAAGCTACATTTCACAAATTAAAAAAATCAATGAACTCAAAACTGTAAAATCTCCTGTGTCAACAAAATATGAAATTGCTGGAATCACTGCTAAGGTTGATGGATCAAATGCTGTATTGTTTGAAAAAATAAAAGAAAGTAATTTTAGATTGATAGCAAATTTAGTTGGAACTAGAAAGCGATTTGCAATTGCCGTTAATGGCACAGAAAATAATATTCATGAAAAAGTAATTTCTGCAATTAAAAAAGCAAAAAAACCTAAAATTGTTTCATCTGGAAAATTTATGGAAAACAAGTCAAAAAACCTACTTTCCATGCCTATAGTTACTCATTTTGAAAAGGAATCTGGTCCATTTATCACATCCTCTGTAGCATATGCTAAAAATCCTGAAACTGGCAAACAAAATTCTTCATTTCACAGAATGATGCCAATTGATAAAACTCATTTTTCTATTAGGATGGTTGAAGGTCGTCATCTTCATCGATGTTTTACTGATGCTAAAGAACATGGTGAAGATCTTAAAATTGCCATAACTGTAGGGGTGCATCCTGCAATTTCTATTGCTGGTGCATATCAAGCTGATTGGGGAAAGGATGAAATCGATATTGCTAATTCTCTTTTAGGTGGAAAATTAACTTTAGCAAAACTTCCTTTTACTGGATTGAATGTTCCTTCTGGTTCTGAATTTGTTATGGAAGGAAAAATTCTTCGTGATAAAACACATCCAGAATGGATGGTTGAAATGCTTCAGACATATGATCATAAAAGATCTCAACCTGTTTTTGAACTTGAAAATCTCTATTTTAGAAATAATCCAATTTTCCATGATGTTTTATCTGGATATTCAGAACATAGATTGTTGATGGGAATGCCAATTGAATCAAAATTAAATGGAGAATTGAAAAAATCATTCTCTCAAACAAAACAAGTTTCTATGACTAATGGTGGATGTAACTGGTTACATGCAGTAGTGCAAATTAAAAAGAAAAATGACTCAGATCCCAAAAAAATTATTAAAAAAACATTTGAATCACATCGTTCATTAAAACAAGTCACTGTAGTTGATGAAGATATTGATCCCAATAATGCTGAATCTGTAGAATATGCTATGGCTACAAGATTTCAAGCTGACAAAGATCTAGTTATCCTCAAAAATGTTCGTGGTTCCAGTTTGGATCCATCAAGCAATCAACAAAAATTGCAAACTGCCAAAATGGGTATTGATGCTACTAGATCCTTATCTAAGCGTCCAGAGGGATTTGAGTTAGCAAAAATCCCGAAAATTGATAAAATTAAACTCGAAAAATATTTCAAATAA
- a CDS encoding PUA domain-containing protein — MDHIVKLQHSLDALFGNGTSKLLPKDIEMTFSRKTGRIRTVSHKGKFLCTLRIDGSLAISIHFAQMLLKNKKFKENCIEINSDAAPFVEQGRSVFCKHVVSCGKNVQISADTPVLFKNKVIAVGRALLASDMISDFDRGVAIKIRDSLKSRNEEITS; from the coding sequence TTGGATCATATCGTTAAACTCCAGCATTCTCTTGATGCATTATTTGGAAATGGCACATCAAAATTATTACCAAAAGATATTGAAATGACTTTTTCTAGAAAGACTGGTAGAATTAGAACCGTTTCTCATAAAGGGAAATTTCTATGTACTTTGAGAATTGATGGAAGTCTTGCAATTAGTATTCATTTTGCTCAAATGTTACTGAAAAATAAAAAATTTAAAGAAAATTGTATTGAGATAAATTCTGATGCTGCCCCTTTTGTTGAGCAGGGCAGATCTGTATTTTGTAAGCATGTTGTATCATGTGGAAAAAATGTCCAAATATCTGCAGACACTCCTGTATTATTCAAAAATAAGGTAATAGCCGTAGGAAGGGCACTATTGGCATCTGATATGATTTCTGATTTTGATAGAGGAGTGGCCATAAAGATCAGAGATAGTTTAAAAAGTCGTAATGAGGAAATAACATCATGA
- a CDS encoding phosphate uptake regulator PhoU — protein sequence MEDGGETRKIQFTGKSSYIVSLPKQWIMELGLKQGDQIRMVRKGSSTLELYPPKFESRIQKKEEAVIEIDGGEEAASIVRKLISLYFLGFKTINVKPKNGILSAHQRNTVKKAVKRMLMGSEIIADSTSGITVQVLVNLLELSVDGAFKRMIHLAKSMSSDAILAVKENNLELAQEVINTDDEVDRFGFYIIRQLKIAIQNEHMLKEMGFRNARNCLGYRLVVKNIERTGDHAAFIAKDLIEFKKPVKKEILQKLQDMNEFCLSVLDDSCLALFKEDYYQAEKTITKIEEIAKFEKKVRDASKSLKDDEEIYRVRRMTENIRRVAEYASDIAEIVLNMNIEKTLKKSD from the coding sequence ATGGAAGATGGGGGAGAAACTAGGAAAATACAGTTTACCGGTAAATCATCATACATTGTTTCATTGCCAAAACAATGGATAATGGAATTGGGTCTCAAACAAGGAGACCAAATCAGAATGGTTCGAAAGGGTTCATCAACATTAGAGTTGTATCCACCAAAATTTGAATCCAGAATTCAGAAAAAAGAAGAAGCAGTAATAGAAATTGACGGAGGAGAAGAAGCAGCCTCTATTGTTAGAAAATTAATTTCGTTGTACTTTTTAGGATTCAAAACGATTAATGTAAAACCAAAAAATGGCATACTGAGTGCACATCAAAGAAACACAGTAAAAAAAGCTGTGAAGCGAATGTTAATGGGTTCTGAAATAATTGCCGATTCAACAAGTGGGATTACAGTCCAAGTTCTTGTTAATTTGTTAGAATTATCAGTAGATGGTGCCTTCAAGCGAATGATTCACCTAGCAAAATCAATGTCAAGTGATGCAATTTTGGCTGTAAAAGAAAATAATTTAGAATTAGCCCAAGAAGTTATCAATACAGATGATGAAGTAGATAGATTTGGATTTTATATTATCAGACAATTAAAGATCGCAATTCAAAATGAGCATATGTTAAAAGAAATGGGTTTTAGAAATGCTAGGAATTGCTTAGGGTATAGACTGGTTGTAAAAAATATAGAGAGAACAGGAGATCATGCTGCATTCATAGCAAAAGATCTGATTGAATTTAAAAAACCTGTAAAAAAAGAGATTTTGCAAAAATTACAGGATATGAATGAGTTTTGTTTATCTGTTTTAGACGATTCATGTCTTGCATTATTCAAAGAAGATTACTATCAAGCTGAAAAAACAATAACAAAAATTGAGGAAATTGCAAAATTTGAAAAGAAAGTAAGAGATGCTTCTAAATCATTAAAAGATGATGAGGAGATTTACAGGGTAAGAAGAATGACTGAAAATATTCGAAGAGTCGCTGAATATGCTAGCGATATAGCTGAAATAGTTTTGAATATGAATATTGAAAAAACGTTAAAAAAATCGGATTAA
- a CDS encoding nascent polypeptide-associated complex protein: MRGGGNREMRRMMDKMGLDMNELSNVQEVIIKTDKKEIIISKPAVTEMKAKDNSIFTVTADSYEERELEVPIYSEEDIQLVSQQAGVDEEKAKNALEEAEGDLARAILLLTTG, from the coding sequence ATGCGAGGAGGAGGAAACCGCGAAATGCGAAGAATGATGGATAAGATGGGTTTGGATATGAATGAATTATCTAATGTTCAAGAAGTTATAATTAAAACTGATAAAAAAGAAATCATTATTTCAAAGCCTGCTGTTACTGAAATGAAAGCAAAAGACAATTCAATTTTTACAGTAACTGCTGATAGTTATGAAGAAAGGGAATTAGAAGTTCCAATTTACTCCGAAGAGGATATTCAGCTTGTAAGTCAACAAGCTGGTGTTGATGAAGAAAAAGCCAAAAATGCTTTAGAAGAGGCTGAAGGCGATCTTGCTCGAGCTATCTTGCTTTTAACAACTGGATAA